A stretch of the Vibrio sp. YMD68 genome encodes the following:
- a CDS encoding nuclease-related domain-containing protein, producing the protein MQSDFFSNLFIGAFGELLNQPTTWMLILAVTLLFVAKVFSRHIKGKIGEWALSKILNKKCGNNCIVLDDVTLEVSDGDTTQVDHVVISPAGIFVVETKHYKGWIYGKESDQFWTQKIFKRSYKFQNPFRQNYKHVKAIQSLLPSIPQEAFYSIVVMVGECEWRSKNTPQLLFTSGWKAADYIYEQSKESSFIDINSVYESLESARLEKGLKTNFKHVKNLKAKHRA; encoded by the coding sequence ATGCAGAGCGACTTTTTTTCTAATCTATTTATTGGCGCTTTTGGAGAGCTTCTAAATCAACCGACAACGTGGATGTTGATTTTGGCTGTAACACTATTATTTGTTGCCAAAGTATTTTCACGCCATATCAAAGGGAAAATAGGCGAGTGGGCTTTATCAAAAATATTAAATAAAAAATGTGGTAATAACTGCATAGTACTTGATGATGTTACTCTTGAAGTTTCCGATGGAGATACTACTCAGGTGGACCATGTTGTTATTTCCCCAGCTGGAATATTTGTCGTTGAAACAAAACATTATAAAGGCTGGATTTATGGCAAGGAATCAGATCAATTTTGGACTCAAAAGATATTTAAACGTAGCTACAAGTTTCAAAATCCGTTCAGACAAAACTATAAGCATGTGAAAGCAATTCAATCTCTTTTGCCTAGCATTCCCCAGGAAGCGTTCTACTCGATTGTAGTTATGGTAGGTGAGTGCGAATGGAGGAGTAAAAACACACCACAGCTACTATTCACATCCGGTTGGAAGGCCGCAGATTATATTTATGAACAATCCAAGGAAAGCTCTTTTATCGACATTAATAGTGTTTATGAGAGTCTAGAGTCTGCACGTTTAGAAAAGGGGCTTAAAACTAACTTTAAGCATGTGAAAAACCTCAAAGCTAAACATCGTGCTTGA
- a CDS encoding DNA replication terminus site-binding protein produces the protein MMSQIKTLFDDVTFNLSRLNKLLTSTMPSMAIVSRIPPVHKGNEHEVIKLIMPEHHSGMAAMKLAGEGYVDLHIKHPYSQKSARRYVGVIHLLPSNPNSAEIVQLVHSINQSKADIEELVITENKTRQARFKAIHDNCPGVMTKHLYRQIHCLVDADVKSVKFSWQRKDALHQPDKADLLTKMSEELERANSENELPLTQLIKKVASTPDVALRIRRDVKVQPTANVVKNTGLKTMTAPLPIIIVQDEPFNTRQISSFVAAVERKQRSDKQSSTILGTFSGLQIEKKNS, from the coding sequence ATGATGAGCCAGATAAAAACGCTCTTTGACGACGTGACATTTAATCTGTCTCGTCTGAACAAACTACTAACGAGCACTATGCCAAGCATGGCGATAGTGAGCCGGATACCTCCAGTACATAAAGGCAATGAGCATGAGGTAATAAAACTCATCATGCCCGAGCACCATTCCGGCATGGCCGCTATGAAGCTGGCGGGTGAAGGCTACGTGGATCTGCACATCAAACACCCCTACTCACAGAAATCTGCCAGACGTTATGTTGGCGTGATCCACCTGCTGCCCTCTAATCCCAACAGCGCTGAGATTGTTCAGTTGGTACATAGCATCAACCAAAGCAAGGCCGACATCGAGGAGCTGGTGATCACCGAAAACAAAACCCGGCAAGCACGGTTCAAAGCAATCCATGACAATTGCCCCGGCGTCATGACAAAACATCTCTACAGGCAAATCCATTGCCTAGTCGATGCTGACGTAAAATCAGTGAAGTTTAGTTGGCAGCGAAAGGATGCTCTGCACCAACCAGACAAAGCAGATCTGCTTACCAAAATGAGTGAAGAGTTGGAACGAGCTAATTCGGAGAATGAACTACCTCTCACCCAGCTCATTAAGAAGGTCGCAAGCACTCCTGATGTAGCGCTGAGAATTCGTCGGGATGTGAAAGTGCAGCCCACGGCCAACGTTGTAAAAAACACTGGACTGAAAACCATGACAGCTCCGTTACCTATCATCATCGTGCAAGATGAACCGTTCAATACTAGGCAGATATCTTCTTTCGTGGCCGCAGTGGAAAGAAAACAGCGTTCGGACAAACAAAGCTCCACAATTTT
- a CDS encoding DUF2913 family protein has product MRRKSGDYPQLVNDLVINTLLHLYMECSDTRRFVPLHQRNAIVMRYLKSLLKKAAYKETRKDIKALIYAGQKGDKLEEQLWRLKSLVNNYGNDVEKFYGFLNLIESTLAIYSELFKENTAVVSNRVYLLADHIDNGFDDNGKQVAPIALSVNSSKWKQIPALAEEHGHFYIEILDSDESKANLYVHPAAMKRAVHKEHEKECD; this is encoded by the coding sequence ATGAGAAGAAAAAGTGGTGATTATCCACAATTGGTAAATGACTTAGTAATCAATACATTGTTACACCTTTATATGGAATGTAGCGATACACGTCGGTTTGTGCCTCTCCACCAGCGAAATGCGATTGTTATGCGTTATCTGAAATCCTTACTCAAAAAAGCAGCATACAAGGAGACAAGAAAAGATATTAAAGCTCTTATTTACGCTGGGCAGAAAGGTGACAAGTTGGAAGAGCAATTGTGGAGGCTCAAATCTCTTGTTAATAATTATGGCAATGATGTTGAAAAGTTTTACGGATTCCTCAACTTAATTGAGAGTACGTTAGCTATTTACAGTGAGTTATTTAAAGAAAATACTGCTGTCGTTTCGAATAGAGTTTATTTGTTAGCTGATCACATTGATAATGGCTTTGACGATAATGGGAAGCAAGTAGCCCCAATTGCTCTATCTGTAAACTCTTCAAAATGGAAGCAAATACCAGCGTTGGCCGAAGAACATGGTCATTTCTACATTGAGATTCTTGATAGTGATGAGAGTAAAGCAAACCTTTATGTTCACCCTGCCGCAATGAAAAGAGCCGTTCACAAAGAACATGAAAAGGAGTGTGACTGA
- a CDS encoding restriction endonuclease subunit M — MSQVHSEIRKAVQVIEAARYRMGVAEFVYTFIDHWAYQQTGLYPPSSKMPKELEPTAIELSHILSAAMRNYPGIDVLGMFFSECGYYKQGQNFFPTPPELGRLLAALVGWPSNHHNQELSFYEPCSGTGAIAMKWIMEKIHNDGKETLEQSVLVLEDVDRTMCKAALIQIINLLSNLEVKVRKLSINAVDVLSRAPKGLVYILEPQPLTYLDKVG; from the coding sequence ATGTCGCAAGTGCATAGCGAAATCCGCAAGGCAGTTCAGGTAATAGAGGCGGCTAGATATCGTATGGGTGTTGCCGAGTTTGTTTATACATTTATCGACCACTGGGCATATCAGCAGACCGGGCTGTACCCTCCATCATCAAAAATGCCAAAGGAACTGGAACCTACGGCTATCGAATTATCACATATCTTGAGTGCGGCCATGAGAAACTATCCTGGTATTGACGTTCTCGGCATGTTTTTCTCCGAGTGTGGTTACTACAAACAAGGACAAAACTTCTTTCCTACTCCACCAGAGCTGGGGCGTTTACTCGCAGCACTCGTAGGATGGCCCAGTAACCATCACAATCAAGAACTTTCTTTCTATGAGCCATGCTCCGGCACTGGAGCGATTGCGATGAAGTGGATAATGGAGAAGATTCATAACGACGGTAAAGAAACGTTGGAGCAAAGCGTTTTAGTGCTTGAAGACGTTGATCGTACTATGTGTAAGGCAGCGTTGATTCAGATTATTAATCTTCTAAGTAACCTTGAGGTGAAGGTTAGAAAGTTGAGTATTAATGCTGTTGATGTACTAAGCCGTGCGCCCAAAGGCTTAGTGTATATCCTTGAACCTCAACCTTTAACCTATCTAGATAAAGTAGGTTAA